The Microscilla marina ATCC 23134 genome window below encodes:
- a CDS encoding FeoA family protein — MQETLDQLSLNKWAEVVTVVPDKLTPILTDMGLYPGKKVKILFKAPLGDPIAIDVEGYTLSLRLKEAALVQVKPC, encoded by the coding sequence ATGCAAGAAACGTTGGATCAATTGTCGTTAAATAAATGGGCAGAGGTAGTAACTGTTGTGCCTGACAAGCTGACCCCTATCTTGACTGATATGGGCTTGTACCCTGGCAAAAAAGTAAAGATATTGTTCAAGGCTCCTTTGGGCGATCCCATAGCCATTGATGTAGAAGGTTATACCCTGTCGCTTAGACTCAAAGAAGCCGCCCTTGTGCAGGTAAAACCCTGTTAA
- a CDS encoding Calx-beta domain-containing protein: protein MNNKILKNKDIVIFLVVMLFSCTTAWSQKGPGGVSTESGGDSDNKVWLKADGIINGSSTPTDNTLVQTWQDESLSVIANNPYQNNAGQRPLLRTLAGQGINNRPVIKFNGLNQRLLFNTSNDINGNGPYDERTTYIVFRTGSNVNTRQMIYEQGGNVRGLNIYIENGNLIMGVYNQVTSDGPYDGWQYQYISTSVSANTPYIITHVYDATNAGPDPNDPTTYTGTITGYLNGVQFGTTSGLGLLYTHPDTPGMGAVNGQTVLTNNLADTTPAYLNGDIAEMIQYERVLNDAERTIVENYLGAKYIANPIGDDKYEYQLRYGYNVIGVGRETAGNEHTTSQGQNIFEIKVNSANLADGDYLFVGHNDQAITAWTASGAPNAGVNSRVLERSWRFDHTNDVGSTDITVDASLLPALTAGYTKYVLLLDKSGGVIPNYQSSSTEVVELVNTSGTLYQATGLTIPKGTFATIGEVIPTVEFVEAESYKFETNTPSNSVTAQLNYTPASPVTINYQVTGGTATNGGVDYTLATSGTITFAAGQHTNSVTLVTNDDAISESTETVLLSIPSVVTAGITIGAQNTHTFNIYDNDAPPKFNFATSTSVFAEDAGTVSVRISRTGSTSGAASVDYRLRASGGAGTSTEGIDYTFTAGTANFADGVAFVDIAVNLLTDGTDEDDETLILELHNPSVGTNLQTPIEHTITITDIDPTPIASFELSTQTNDESVSLPVINVNLSVPSAKVVTVDYQIDMASSTATSSLDYSLATTGTITFLPGETTASLAITAFIVDDSEVEPNETIVMELQNPANSTIDAARDQHIYIIEENDPFGYLAAAGVGERSFNVFWLQADKLVGYTDTFTDSSPNNNPATQTNAANQPTLQSNVINSMPALQFDGDDYMTFDNDESINAPSGSPNYHERKIIFLVIRTGSNVVNRQTIFEQGGGTRGLSFYIDNNELYFHGWNNANDDGGLTTPWGADGGGAPAKFVKGGITANTNYIVALFYDHLNDKMEGFINGTSIGSTTGVGRLFSHSAASLGGIDGGTRYHDNAAPGGRDEFTGHIAEVIYYNDQALNEARRRIIENYLSAKYSIAITNQYYTFSGTHNGDVIGIGQTSFDSNHADSQGEGVLRVRQPSSLNNGDFVMVGHNNLAMNEADGMDIPSTAFSRLKRTWKVGAAGSVGTVTLDFDMSNNQISNADDVILLKDSNSDGSFSDENIMTGFVAAAYDGSTKILTFENVSLNNGDEFTVVSLRSTSPLPVSLVSFTAKTTHQQKVGLQWTTIQEKDNDYFAIERSIDGITFEEIGRVKGLGNSTTPYHYQWIDQAPKTGLNYYRLKQVDFDGTSTYSQWASALVAQSKQPQVRLFPNPTANWAFVTLPSDNTLLDAKAADAQGKVIAAQLKIVRQNNGNYGIDLQTLPQGIYIITLRASAQVYTLRILKI, encoded by the coding sequence ATGAACAACAAAATATTGAAAAACAAAGATATAGTTATATTTCTTGTTGTCATGCTATTTTCCTGTACTACTGCCTGGAGTCAAAAGGGTCCTGGTGGAGTAAGCACAGAGTCAGGAGGAGATAGCGACAACAAGGTTTGGCTTAAGGCAGATGGCATTATCAACGGTTCATCTACCCCAACCGACAATACACTAGTACAAACCTGGCAAGACGAATCGCTCAGCGTGATTGCCAACAACCCCTACCAAAACAACGCCGGGCAACGCCCTCTACTACGGACTTTGGCTGGGCAAGGTATCAACAACCGCCCGGTAATTAAGTTTAACGGGCTCAATCAACGCTTATTGTTCAATACCTCAAACGACATTAATGGCAATGGTCCTTATGACGAACGAACCACTTATATAGTTTTTCGTACAGGAAGCAATGTCAATACCCGCCAAATGATTTATGAGCAAGGAGGTAATGTTCGAGGGTTGAACATTTACATCGAGAATGGCAACCTTATCATGGGGGTTTACAATCAAGTAACATCTGATGGTCCTTATGATGGGTGGCAATACCAATACATTTCCACATCAGTATCTGCCAATACTCCTTATATTATTACCCACGTATACGATGCTACCAATGCGGGACCTGACCCAAACGACCCTACTACTTACACTGGAACAATTACTGGGTATTTAAATGGGGTACAGTTTGGTACTACTTCAGGGCTGGGGCTGTTATACACTCACCCCGACACCCCAGGTATGGGGGCAGTAAATGGACAAACTGTACTGACTAATAACCTCGCTGACACCACCCCAGCTTACCTAAATGGCGACATTGCTGAAATGATTCAGTATGAGCGGGTGTTGAATGATGCTGAACGAACAATTGTAGAAAACTACTTGGGAGCCAAGTATATAGCCAACCCTATAGGCGATGATAAATATGAGTATCAGTTGCGCTATGGCTACAATGTAATAGGCGTAGGACGCGAAACTGCTGGCAACGAACACACCACCAGTCAGGGACAAAATATATTTGAAATAAAAGTAAATAGTGCCAATCTGGCCGATGGTGACTATTTATTTGTTGGGCATAACGACCAAGCAATTACAGCCTGGACAGCCAGTGGAGCACCCAATGCCGGAGTAAACTCAAGGGTATTGGAAAGAAGCTGGAGGTTTGACCATACCAATGACGTGGGTAGTACTGACATTACCGTAGATGCAAGCCTATTGCCTGCATTGACCGCCGGATATACAAAATATGTACTATTGCTTGACAAAAGTGGCGGGGTGATTCCCAACTACCAAAGTTCGTCTACTGAAGTAGTCGAATTGGTCAATACCTCAGGCACACTGTATCAGGCCACCGGACTCACTATTCCTAAAGGTACTTTTGCCACTATAGGTGAGGTGATTCCTACTGTAGAGTTTGTAGAAGCTGAATCATATAAGTTTGAAACCAACACTCCTTCAAATAGTGTCACTGCACAGCTGAACTATACACCAGCCTCCCCTGTTACTATCAACTATCAGGTAACAGGTGGTACTGCTACCAATGGTGGGGTTGACTATACACTGGCTACTTCAGGTACTATTACTTTTGCTGCTGGGCAGCATACAAACAGTGTGACCTTGGTAACCAACGATGACGCTATTTCAGAAAGCACAGAAACAGTATTATTGAGTATTCCTTCGGTAGTAACTGCCGGAATAACTATTGGTGCACAAAACACGCATACCTTTAATATTTACGACAACGATGCCCCTCCTAAGTTTAATTTTGCTACCAGCACCTCGGTTTTTGCTGAAGATGCCGGAACAGTGTCTGTGCGTATTTCACGTACTGGCTCTACTTCAGGGGCGGCGTCTGTTGACTACCGCTTGAGGGCTTCGGGAGGGGCAGGAACATCTACCGAAGGTATTGACTATACTTTTACTGCAGGTACGGCTAACTTTGCCGATGGAGTAGCCTTTGTCGATATTGCAGTCAACCTGCTCACTGATGGTACAGATGAAGATGATGAGACACTTATTTTAGAGCTGCATAACCCCAGCGTAGGAACTAACCTACAAACGCCCATAGAACATACCATCACTATTACAGATATTGACCCTACGCCCATCGCATCGTTTGAACTAAGCACTCAAACCAATGATGAGAGTGTGTCTCTACCAGTAATTAATGTGAATTTATCGGTGCCTTCGGCCAAAGTAGTGACAGTTGATTACCAGATAGATATGGCTTCAAGTACCGCCACATCTTCATTAGATTATTCGCTTGCTACCACCGGAACCATCACATTTTTGCCGGGTGAAACTACTGCTTCGCTTGCTATTACAGCTTTTATTGTAGATGATAGTGAGGTAGAGCCTAACGAAACTATCGTGATGGAGTTACAAAACCCGGCAAATTCTACTATAGACGCTGCCAGAGATCAACATATTTATATTATAGAAGAAAATGACCCCTTTGGGTATTTGGCTGCTGCGGGGGTAGGAGAGCGAAGCTTTAACGTGTTTTGGCTACAAGCCGATAAACTTGTTGGGTATACCGATACTTTTACAGATAGCTCGCCCAACAATAACCCGGCAACTCAGACAAACGCTGCCAACCAACCTACGCTCCAAAGCAATGTGATTAATTCGATGCCTGCCCTACAGTTTGATGGTGACGACTATATGACATTTGACAATGACGAATCTATCAATGCCCCTTCGGGTTCTCCTAATTACCACGAACGAAAGATCATATTTTTGGTGATACGTACTGGATCGAATGTTGTTAATCGCCAAACTATTTTTGAACAAGGTGGGGGCACTCGTGGATTAAGTTTTTATATAGATAATAACGAACTTTATTTTCACGGCTGGAACAATGCCAATGATGATGGAGGATTGACTACTCCCTGGGGGGCAGACGGGGGCGGTGCACCTGCCAAATTCGTAAAAGGAGGCATTACTGCCAATACCAATTACATTGTAGCTTTGTTTTATGACCACCTTAACGATAAAATGGAAGGTTTTATTAATGGAACCAGCATTGGCTCTACTACAGGGGTTGGCCGTCTATTTTCTCATAGTGCGGCCTCTTTAGGAGGGATTGATGGTGGTACTCGTTACCACGACAACGCTGCACCAGGAGGTCGTGATGAATTTACTGGGCACATTGCCGAGGTAATCTACTACAACGACCAGGCACTCAACGAAGCACGCCGCCGCATTATTGAAAACTACCTTTCGGCAAAATATAGCATTGCAATTACTAATCAATATTATACTTTTTCGGGTACACACAACGGAGATGTAATAGGTATAGGTCAAACCAGTTTTGACAGCAACCACGCCGACTCACAAGGTGAGGGGGTACTACGTGTTCGTCAGCCTTCGTCGCTCAATAATGGTGACTTTGTAATGGTGGGACACAATAACCTGGCAATGAACGAAGCAGACGGAATGGATATTCCTTCGACAGCGTTTAGCCGCCTGAAACGTACCTGGAAGGTAGGAGCAGCTGGTAGCGTGGGAACAGTTACGCTGGATTTTGACATGAGTAATAATCAAATAAGTAATGCTGATGACGTGATTTTGTTAAAAGATAGTAACAGTGATGGTAGTTTTAGCGACGAAAATATAATGACTGGATTTGTAGCTGCAGCTTATGATGGTTCTACTAAAATACTCACTTTTGAAAATGTAAGCTTAAACAATGGTGACGAGTTTACTGTGGTTTCTTTACGTTCAACCTCTCCCCTACCCGTAAGCCTGGTGTCGTTTACCGCCAAAACCACCCACCAACAAAAAGTAGGGCTACAGTGGACTACTATTCAAGAGAAAGACAATGACTATTTTGCTATAGAGCGCTCTATCGATGGAATTACTTTTGAGGAAATAGGGCGAGTAAAGGGGCTTGGAAACTCTACCACTCCTTACCACTACCAATGGATAGACCAAGCTCCCAAAACAGGGCTAAACTATTACCGCCTCAAGCAAGTAGATTTTGACGGTACCAGTACTTATTCGCAGTGGGCGTCAGCATTGGTAGCGCAAAGCAAGCAACCACAGGTACGACTGTTCCCTAACCCTACGGCAAACTGGGCTTTTGTTACTTTACCTTCTGACAATACCCTACTTGATGCTAAAGCAGCAGATGCTCAAGGAAAAGTAATCGCTGCTCAGTTAAAAATTGTCCGCCAAAACAATGGTAACTATGGCATTGATCTGCAAACCTTGCCTCAAGGTATATACATCATTACTTTGCGTGCCAGTGCACAGGTATACACTTTGAGGATACTGAAAATATAA
- a CDS encoding ABC transporter ATP-binding protein, with amino-acid sequence MLEVKNISKSYQNKIILDKISFQLTQNKILSILGKSGSGKTTLLKVLAGLETPDQGQVLVDNQIMNKVPAHQRKIVYLYQESLLFPHLNVFDNVAFGLRLQKHRGKSQKEAIQQKTEGLLEALGLANEAHKMPYEISGGQKQRVSFGRALIIKPRLLLLDEPFGNLDPDTRQQMQQLLKSMIAQYQITGLFVTHDIKEALLMGNQVALMQQGCLHTFSSMEEFIANKQTGAQAEMEFWKNLQG; translated from the coding sequence ATGTTAGAAGTTAAAAATATAAGCAAGTCTTACCAAAATAAAATAATCTTAGACAAGATAAGTTTTCAACTTACTCAAAATAAGATCTTAAGCATTTTAGGCAAATCAGGGAGCGGCAAAACTACTTTATTAAAAGTACTTGCCGGGCTAGAAACCCCTGATCAGGGGCAGGTACTGGTTGATAATCAAATAATGAACAAAGTACCAGCACACCAACGAAAAATAGTATACTTATACCAGGAAAGTCTGCTTTTTCCGCATTTGAATGTGTTCGACAATGTAGCTTTTGGCTTAAGACTGCAAAAACACAGGGGCAAATCTCAAAAAGAAGCCATTCAACAAAAAACAGAGGGATTACTAGAGGCACTAGGGCTTGCCAATGAAGCGCATAAAATGCCTTATGAAATATCGGGTGGGCAAAAACAAAGAGTATCGTTTGGGCGTGCCTTGATCATCAAACCTCGATTGCTATTACTCGATGAGCCTTTTGGCAACCTGGACCCTGATACCCGCCAACAAATGCAGCAATTATTAAAGTCTATGATTGCCCAATATCAAATCACAGGGCTATTCGTCACCCATGACATCAAAGAAGCCTTATTAATGGGCAACCAAGTAGCTTTGATGCAGCAGGGTTGCTTACACACCTTTAGCTCTATGGAGGAGTTTATAGCCAACAAACAAACTGGGGCTCAGGCTGAGATGGAGTTCTGGAAAAACTTGCAAGGATAA
- a CDS encoding PP2C family protein-serine/threonine phosphatase, giving the protein MWSIIFLYKKLKVYTLIFVLIGVAGFQPVMAMSYAPLEKSSYIAFPLLLAAYHLMSFLANLSQRLHLKLVGFAAAIAVSLGQPNELIHLFYNPRAYAHDLGLFTMLVVPIFLLFGLHFLKPATTKRWHDYMFWASIATYILAASAHFLDFYSQYISIVFITGATLLIGLHLWKFLSGKKTAYTLFALGFLIWVSIFIVNMIAQVHYYEIPLMLVLMFFSGALFKQQQVQERLLYSQQNSDLQQQVHTQQQTIHQQQEAIHEKDKIIRVKEKRLQTNKSILEKAGRRLKEKERVLKLQNQQITKSIEYARNIQDAILPTEQALQQFFKDYFVLFRPKDIVSGDFYWCSQVTLEQPSNTAIARFVYQTKKQYTFLAVVDCTGHGVPGAFMSMIGNTLLNEIVNEKAVYAPSQILETLHQTIRADLKQAHSGNNDGMDICLCRLEKLEGGKTEVLFAGAKRDLFCLHQRELIVVAGDRKSIGGTQKEEHRSFSLQKVVLDQGDRVYLTTDGLTDMAMGAKSRKSFGTKRLKSFIDQCVDKSIDEQYTLLNGLVEKYKAGTEQRDDILVLAIELQ; this is encoded by the coding sequence ATGTGGAGCATTATTTTTTTATATAAAAAACTTAAAGTATATACCCTCATTTTTGTATTAATCGGCGTTGCCGGGTTTCAGCCTGTGATGGCAATGTCTTATGCTCCTTTAGAAAAAAGCAGTTATATAGCCTTTCCATTGTTATTGGCAGCCTATCATCTAATGTCTTTCCTGGCGAACTTGTCTCAGAGGTTGCACTTGAAGCTTGTTGGGTTTGCAGCAGCAATTGCAGTGAGTCTTGGTCAACCCAACGAACTTATTCATTTATTTTATAACCCCAGGGCATACGCGCACGACCTGGGGTTATTTACAATGTTGGTAGTGCCCATTTTTTTGTTGTTTGGGTTACATTTTCTAAAGCCTGCAACTACCAAACGATGGCATGATTACATGTTTTGGGCATCCATAGCTACCTATATACTAGCAGCCTCCGCCCATTTTCTTGATTTTTACTCTCAGTATATTTCTATAGTATTTATTACCGGGGCTACTTTACTGATAGGGTTGCATCTGTGGAAATTTTTGTCAGGAAAAAAAACAGCGTATACACTTTTTGCCTTGGGCTTTTTAATTTGGGTCAGTATTTTTATTGTTAATATGATTGCCCAAGTGCATTACTATGAAATACCCCTTATGCTGGTATTGATGTTTTTTTCGGGCGCATTGTTTAAGCAGCAACAGGTACAGGAGCGCTTGCTTTATAGTCAGCAAAACAGCGATTTGCAACAACAGGTACACACGCAACAACAAACCATTCACCAGCAGCAAGAAGCTATTCACGAAAAAGACAAAATTATAAGGGTCAAAGAAAAACGCTTGCAAACCAATAAATCTATTTTGGAAAAAGCAGGCAGACGTCTTAAAGAGAAAGAAAGAGTATTGAAGCTTCAAAACCAACAAATTACCAAAAGTATAGAGTATGCCCGTAATATTCAGGATGCTATTTTGCCCACCGAACAAGCGCTTCAACAGTTTTTTAAAGACTATTTTGTGTTATTTAGACCCAAAGACATTGTCTCAGGCGATTTTTACTGGTGTAGTCAAGTTACCCTTGAACAGCCGTCCAATACTGCCATTGCCCGCTTTGTATACCAAACCAAAAAACAATATACCTTTCTGGCGGTAGTAGACTGTACCGGACACGGAGTGCCAGGAGCTTTTATGAGTATGATTGGCAATACTTTGCTTAACGAGATTGTAAATGAAAAAGCAGTGTATGCTCCCTCACAAATCTTAGAAACTTTACATCAAACCATTCGTGCTGATTTAAAACAGGCACATTCTGGTAATAATGATGGGATGGATATATGCCTTTGTCGCTTGGAAAAGTTAGAAGGAGGAAAAACTGAGGTGTTGTTTGCAGGAGCAAAACGCGACTTGTTTTGTTTGCACCAACGTGAGCTGATAGTAGTGGCAGGTGATAGAAAGTCGATTGGAGGAACGCAAAAAGAAGAGCATCGAAGTTTTTCTCTACAAAAAGTAGTGTTAGACCAGGGAGATAGAGTATACCTGACCACTGACGGGCTTACTGATATGGCTATGGGCGCCAAAAGCCGCAAAAGCTTTGGTACAAAACGCCTCAAATCTTTTATCGACCAGTGTGTTGACAAAAGCATAGATGAGCAATATACACTATTGAATGGGTTGGTAGAAAAATACAAGGCAGGCACCGAGCAACGCGACGATATTTTGGTACTTGCCATAGAGCTGCAATAG
- a CDS encoding PspA/IM30 family protein, producing MGIFGRISDIFKANVNDALDKAEDPSKMIKLMVVEMQESIAKATSALATAMAQEKKMERSYKQHATAAQNWEQKAMQALSAGNEDLARKALAKKADAEGQANQYKGMYDQATTTTSKLKGQVDTLKAKLNEAKMKESTLLARQEAADAQKKIAKQVGSFDASSTFSKFDKFEEKILKAEAEAEAFTELSGDGSASLNDEFKQLEQSSAVDDDLAKLRAKLNQGGV from the coding sequence ATGGGGATTTTTGGTAGAATATCCGATATTTTCAAAGCCAATGTAAACGATGCCCTCGATAAAGCAGAAGATCCTTCAAAGATGATCAAGCTGATGGTAGTAGAGATGCAAGAATCTATTGCTAAAGCAACCTCTGCGCTGGCTACGGCAATGGCACAAGAAAAGAAAATGGAGCGTTCTTATAAACAACACGCAACTGCTGCTCAAAACTGGGAGCAAAAAGCAATGCAAGCTTTGAGTGCTGGTAACGAAGACCTTGCACGTAAAGCACTTGCCAAAAAAGCAGATGCTGAAGGACAAGCCAACCAATACAAAGGAATGTATGACCAGGCAACTACAACAACAAGCAAGCTGAAAGGTCAGGTAGATACCCTAAAGGCAAAATTGAATGAGGCTAAAATGAAAGAAAGTACTTTGTTGGCAAGACAAGAAGCTGCGGATGCTCAAAAGAAAATTGCCAAGCAAGTAGGTAGCTTCGATGCAAGCAGCACTTTCTCTAAATTTGACAAGTTTGAAGAAAAAATCTTAAAAGCAGAAGCAGAAGCAGAAGCTTTCACTGAGCTTTCTGGCGACGGTTCTGCCTCATTGAACGATGAGTTTAAACAATTAGAACAAAGCTCTGCTGTAGACGACGATTTGGCAAAACTAAGAGCCAAGTTGAACCAAGGCGGAGTTTAA
- a CDS encoding ROK family protein: MAKTLWGIDMGGTKIELAVLKSADDPEVIIRKRIPTESEQGYEHVITRIGKLVNDVAEELGQKPETIGMGTPGIIDPESQTLKNSNTVSLNGKPFAKDLEQTLQIPMVMANDANCFAIAEANMGAVQQHLPDANTVFGVIMGTGVGGGIVVNRQVLTGRHGIAGEWGHNFLDESGGKCYCGRVGCVETMISGPASERYYAKVAGQKKPMVDIVQAHKEGTDQYATETIQRLTHFFGKAIANVINILDPDAIVLGGGLGNIEALYSEGVEAVKPYLFNHRLDTLFLKPALGDSAGVFGAAMLTVK, from the coding sequence ATGGCAAAGACACTTTGGGGCATAGATATGGGCGGTACCAAGATAGAACTTGCAGTGCTCAAATCTGCCGACGATCCAGAAGTAATCATACGTAAGCGCATACCTACCGAAAGCGAGCAAGGCTATGAACACGTAATTACTCGAATTGGCAAACTGGTAAACGATGTAGCTGAGGAACTGGGGCAAAAGCCTGAGACAATAGGCATGGGTACACCCGGTATTATAGATCCTGAGTCGCAAACATTAAAAAACAGCAACACGGTAAGCCTCAATGGTAAACCTTTTGCCAAAGACCTGGAACAAACCCTACAAATACCTATGGTAATGGCCAATGATGCCAACTGTTTTGCTATAGCCGAAGCCAACATGGGAGCAGTACAACAACACCTGCCTGATGCCAATACTGTTTTTGGGGTAATTATGGGCACAGGAGTAGGTGGTGGCATTGTAGTCAATCGCCAGGTGCTGACCGGGCGACACGGCATTGCTGGAGAATGGGGGCATAATTTTCTGGATGAATCGGGCGGCAAATGTTACTGTGGTCGTGTAGGCTGCGTAGAAACAATGATTTCAGGTCCTGCCTCTGAGCGTTATTATGCTAAGGTAGCCGGGCAAAAAAAGCCGATGGTAGATATTGTACAAGCGCACAAAGAAGGTACAGATCAATACGCTACTGAAACAATTCAACGTTTGACCCATTTTTTTGGTAAAGCCATTGCCAATGTGATCAATATATTAGATCCTGACGCGATAGTACTGGGGGGTGGCTTGGGCAATATAGAGGCACTTTACAGCGAAGGGGTAGAGGCAGTCAAACCTTACCTTTTTAATCATAGACTAGACACGCTTTTCTTAAAGCCTGCCCTGGGCGATAGTGCCGGAGTATTTGGAGCAGCCATGCTTACGGTAAAATAA
- a CDS encoding KTSC domain-containing protein: MTKFKRNHTESSLITSTAYDPLSQVLEVVFCKGGIYEYADVSEQEFANLQNSKSVGVFFNGNIRNRKEEHYKKVRN; encoded by the coding sequence ATGACAAAATTTAAGAGAAACCACACTGAGTCTTCATTGATTACTTCTACCGCTTACGATCCGTTGAGCCAAGTGCTTGAAGTAGTATTTTGCAAAGGAGGTATTTACGAATATGCCGATGTGTCAGAACAGGAATTTGCCAACCTCCAAAACTCTAAATCGGTGGGAGTTTTCTTTAATGGTAACATTCGTAACAGGAAAGAAGAACATTACAAAAAAGTGCGGAATTAG